The Malus sylvestris chromosome 14, drMalSylv7.2, whole genome shotgun sequence genome segment TGGGAACTTCCACGTAATtcaacatctctctctctctctctctctctctcttcttttaatGATCACTTGTTGGATTTATGCTAGCTTTTGGCTTGCTTAGACATGGAGTTTACACCAAATTATAGCTAGTGTTTCCTTTTCATCACTTACCCTTCGACCATGCCAGTTTTAGGATAATGAATGTTGTATATATTTTGTGTAGGACACTAATTTACAGCATCGTGTACATTGTTGATATTCAATGAATAGAcataatgtttttttctttttgaacaaAGAATAGACATAATGTTATATATGTTTGTTTAGGACACTAATTTACGGTAGTTTTCGCACCGGTTATTTATCAATAATCACTACCCTTACTGATTTCAATTTCCATTTCTTTTATGtaatatataaaactaaaatacGATATATGAAGCTAGTTTGCCAGCTTAGCATGCAATTTCATGATTTACACTTTAATTCATTATTACGTttataatgaattaaaatgaacTAATTAACAGAGGTTTCGGGAGAGGTGAGCCATGAAGATCCAGAGCAGTGGTTCTTTTTCATCCCAAGACAAGCGAGTGAAGCTCGAGGAGGGAGACCGAGACGACTCACAACAACTGGGTATTGGAAAGCGACTGGATCTCCGAGCACTGTTTACTCTTCCAAATCCAATTACAATCGTCCCATCGGCCACAAAAGAACCATGGGTTTCTACATTGGCAAAGCTCCCCGTGGAAAGAAAACCGAGTGGATGATGAATGAATACAAAGCCATCGAAGGTCATGCAGATCATAGTAATCACCTTTCAATGGCAGCTTCTTCATCAAACACTAGTAGTAGTACTCCTGCTCCCACGGTGAGTATATACGTACCAATTAATTTCTTAGCTCAAAATTAATATCGATGTTATAAAACTTCACGAAACATATGTGTATTAGAGAGTCAACAAGCGTGTTCAATAAAATTACTGTATTCTAAAACTTCATCAATTCAACTGGAATTTGTTGTCTAATGATATAATTAATCAAGTtgctttgtgtgtgtgtatatataaatataaaatatggtTTCGAAAAATTACAACTGAATATTCTTGCTCATCAGCTCCGTGTTACACCATATATATTCTAAATTGGGCGCACAAAAGGacatttaattattaatttatagaAGGGACCAAAACAAAACTGAACATGCATGTTAGTGGTGCCAATACCTATAACAAGTTAACAACTAATGAAACCATATGACAGGACCACACTGTTTTTAAGTGATTTAATTGATGGCGTACGACATTGAGTTTCAGTGCAGTTAATTATATGCATCTAAACCAATTTAACTAACTTTAACTAACTAAACTTCATAATaattttcgacaaaaaaaaaattcataatactTCATATTATTAACTATTAAGCTGATATATGTTGGCATGCATACATGCAGTTAAGGGAAGAATTCAGCATATGCCGGGTGTACAAGAAATCGAAATGCCTTATTAGGGCATTTGACAGACGACCTCCTGGGATTGAGATGACTAGAAACCCTAGCTTAATCATTCAAGCAGCTCCTGCTCAGGGTGCAAATCATTTGGATCATGGTTCGACAACATCGAATAGGAACCCTCAGAATATGGGAGAGAGAGCAAACTTAAGCTCACTGGAGAGTTCATCCTCAGGAAACCATGGCTCTCAATCATCTCAACCAGAACAAAGTGGGTCTTTGCTAATGGCCGTTGATAATGAAGCTATTTGGGATTGGGACGAATTAATGGATAATTGGCTTTAAGGGGTGGACAAAATGGAATTGAATAAAAGATAACGTTTCCATGGAATGGAATGCAAGTGGAATAATTTGTAGGGTTTAACCGTCCTAAGGTAAAGTTTGGACTAcagtttggaaaagaaagcCAAATTCATATTGTGCTAGACTTGCCCTCACAAGTCTAACCATTCTTATGTGTTTTTTAGCATTTAAACTTGTTGTACTATAGATTAGGcctaaaaatttaagtaatgttattcataccatgtttttatatcacattttcatatcaccttatttgatgtggacaactatatcatttgaattaatcagatttttaaatttagttcattatttaataaactaataattaagaaaacctagttaattaaatgatgattgtggtatactaggagtctttctccttcatttccttgggttttgcaaatttttcaaatgatgtggctgtccacatcaaatgccacctaatgtggtatagaaatgtggtataaaaatatggtataaatagcATTACTCAAAAAATTTAAGCCTCACTACTTAGTTCATGAAGTATATAAGACGGGAAGGAAAcaattattctataaaatgatcCTTTACCCTCACTTTCGAATGGCAAACTTTAGCTTCTCTAGAAATAAGCCTTCATAATGTAATGTAATAGTGGAAACTGGATTGACACTAGTATGGACGTAGCCCTAACTCGGGATGAACCATCCCAACTAGGAGTGCACCACAATATATCATTATGTTTTTGTGCGTGTGTTATTTACAGTTAGATTTAGTTGGTTCAAGACTAatatgattttgtgcatcagcATTTAGTGCCGTATGTGGGATCAATACGAAGAGTTATGTCGGTTTTCTCTTGATTTTTTTCACCTCCCCACACCGTAAAACTCTCACATCACTGTCCACAACGAATCCACATATTCCAGGAAACACAACCACCTTATCCTCAAACATTCATTTTCTTCCATGACTCCGACAATCAAACTGCGGCGTTTTACGAGACGGAGAATGAAAACACGTGAAAGACGCTGGGCTTCTCCCTCCAGGGACCTCGCAACGTTTCAAGACTTCGAGCAGATCGGATCCGCTCGGTCATGTGATTCGTGTGCCTTTAGGAAACCTCCACGATAAGGTGTTCTGCACCTTAACGCCACTAAAAtccgaagaaaagaaaaggaaaaagattgTGGCCGGttagagaagaaggaaaaaggaaTTGGGAAAGAAAGAGATGGGTTGCCACGGACGCCACCCAAGAGGGAGGGCCCGCGGCTGAAAATGAGATTAGATTGGGGGGTTTGGACGAGGGAGCGGCGCTTTATGGGATGTTTAAATACTAGTATGAACAATATAAACAAGTAGATAAACCATCTAACAAAAGTGGGCAAGACAAGACCTATATatgtttaaattttataaaatataagAAGCAGGCATGCTTTAGTTTACTTTTCTCTCACCgacattttttaaattcttcCTTGTCGTTTAtagaattgacaaaaattatCACCAATTATCTGCAAATACGAAATATAACAGCGGAAACATGATTTTGTCATCGGTCTGTCATCTAAATAGGGGTTTGTAGCTTCATaagaataaaaactaaaaagaaaaaaaaatgacgaTCTGTCATCTAAATAGGGATTTGTCGCTTCAtaagaataaaaagaaaaaaagaaaagaaaaggaaaacaatgATGAAGGAATGAAAAGTTTAAGAGATAATAGAAGCACCAATTATATTGAAAGAAGGTCTGAGTTTATTATCAAAGTTTttaggttttcaacatttagtatattAAGCTTTTTTCATCTTAAAGTTGAGACACTTTCATGCATCAAGGTTGCTGATAAATCAGGCATTAACTGGTGACGTGACATCTGCATAGACAATGATTGGATGCCACGTGTTAGTAGAAGGCCTACGTggatattgaaaaataaaaatttaaaacatttgaaaaaaaaaattaattaaaaaatatgggccgTCCTCTCTTACCTAACCCCCGCTCCCACCCAACCCTCCTTCCCTTCTCTCCTTTGCGCCCACCCAaccctccctcccttctttcCTCTGCGCCCCACCCTTCTCCTCCTaccacacccccccccccccgctcCCAATCCTCTTCGCCATCAAAGCCAGTCTTTGACAATCTTAGGCTGCTGGGTTTGGCTCTGCAATATCCCCAGTAAAAAATTGAATTAGAAACCCAAATCagaagaaaatttgaaagctTTAAAAATCGGTTTGGCCGCTAAGTTGGCTCTCCACCACCGTCTTCTCAGGCTGATAGGTTTTGTTCTCCACCACTGTCAAATCTGGTAGGTGTGACTCTACCACTGTCTTCTCCAGCTCCTCCACCCACTAGGTTTGGCTCTCCACGGTCGtcaaatctcttttttttttttttttgaatttttgaattttcaaattttgttttcttcgaattttcgaatttttgatttttttttttgaattttcgaaaaatatatatatatatatatatttttttttaaagttttgtaggtgaagctttggcattaatgctttgtaggtgaagctttggcattaaagctttgtaggtgaagcttttgtaggtgaagttttggtgttgaagcttttgtaggtgaagctttggagttgaagctttgtaggtgaagcttttgtgttgaagctttgtaggcgaagctttgaagttgaagcttttataggtgaagctttggagttgaagcttttgtaggtgaagttttggagttgaagctttttaggtgaagctttgatgttgaagctttgtaggtgaagctttgatgttgaagctttgtaggtgaagctttgaagttgaagcttttgtgttgaagctttgtaagtgaagctttggagttgaagcttttgtaggtgaagctttggagttgaatctttgtaggtgaagctttgatgttgaagctttgtaggtgaagctttgatgttgaagctttgtaggtgaagctttggggttgaagctttgttgggtaccatgaattgattttgcttcacactattttgatcaagagtgtgtgaagcttttgagaattgtagttgccctccatttgttgaagcttttgttggtgaaacttttatggtgaagctttgtaggtgaaactttgtagtgaagctttgatgggtaccatgaattgattttgcttcacactatcttgatcaagagtgtgtgaagcttttggcatttgtagttgccctccatttgttgaagttgttgaatttcccaatttccttttttttttttgctaaaactagaaatttgttgaatttcctttttttttttttgggaatactagaaatttgaaaatgtgggagagacaaacatatacaaattttgcttacacactgttgagcaagagattgtgaagCAAGCCaaatcttgtagtagtcgaaggtttggatgaatcatataaattgaatttgcttcgaacagtcttgatcaagagtgtgtgaagctttctacgagttgtagtgtttgcattgttacagagaagaaatgtctgaagcagatgcaagagggctgaagagcttgatcttcgtatactaTGCACTGAAgtcgttgttggcttgcaataagacgttgttggcttgcaataagactttgttggtgactataactcttgttatgcatgagtgctcccctagttgagttgtaaagcttaagggttttttattatttgtgaatgctaggagtttgcatgtacaagttgtaccacttgtcttctggttggtggaatgaatggtgagttgctttcatcacttggttggtggtacgaatgtgagttccttcatcacctttcatcacatttcatcacctgattggtggcacgaagatgagttccttcttcacttggttggtggcatgagtggcaagttgccaaataatattagagtacgggttgtacatttcatcacctggttggtggcatgaagatgagttccttcttcatatttcatcacctagttggtggcacaaatatgagttccttcttcacctggttgatgataagagtggcaagttgccaaataatattagagtacgggttgtacatttcatcacctggttggtggcacgaatgtgagttccttcatcacctagttggtgagaataagggcaaggtgtcgagacacattgtagcaagtgtcgaatgacacaaagtatgttgaaccctttcgaagcacagttagcttatgtatggatgtgttggaatgtatgatgtttatgttgattgatatgagtgatgcttatgaatgttttgctatgcatgaagggatccatgctttcgatatttgaaccatgttggttgtaacacttagtatcacatactttacGTCAAAGTaagcatgttgaagctctgagttggagtatagaggtaggtcagcgtagaccaagtgttccagtactaggaatgcaaaagactcagaagaagttgtctgaattccctcttctttaaacaTTTggcgaatggcttgtgtgacaaaagatctcaaacgGTTGAAGGTCAAaatatttgtaatgtgtatgccttcttataatagcatttccttaagtacctagtcctccactttgaaagagtgaggcttggccccatagtcataatagtcgacagtacgttcacccctggttgtcttgatacgaacttttatccctcttgttgtaatgggcttgctgagagtaaaaatccttcctcttaccaagagacaaatacgtttggtgacttggcaagtagctaaatgaggcagaagatgatgcaatgggtgtctgaatggtcaagatctcctcacttggtagaacttgacttccacttcccacttgttgataggggttaaccatatggggtttcccttggtatgtccttacttcagcggaggcgtggttgtaaacctgtgccatcaccttaaagtaagtcttccaagtgttggcattgatcatgtacttgaagaaacaatcacgtaggcctgccgtgaaggctttgatgGTGGTATTGTCATCTGccgcaacgagaatactcatggctgaagtgaccggcatactctcgtagtgactcgttcggcttctggcgaatagtgtacaagtcatctacaAAATGTAAGCGATCAGTCTGGAAGAAGTGTTgaaagacaaacagtttccttagttcctcaaatgagtctactgtctcgggtggaagacgacaataccagtttagagctccgtcagagagggtggaagggaagagaagacatcgctcttcgtcggtgtgccttcggtatgccatggttaggcctggcaattcctgacacgatcCGATAACCCGACACAACACGACCCGAAATTAACAAGTGTTCgagtcgacacgataacgaatcgggtattatcgggtaacccgataagcacctgttaagataacgggttggtttgggtatacacgtgggtaacacgatacacgataagcagaatattaatttaataattttataaccctaaaaaatactataataattatatatactataataattatacccccaaaatattaactataattttatatatatatatatatatatattaaattttaaattaaattttatacccctaaaaaaaactataataattatacgtacaaaataaatagatttaaatctacataatatatatatatacacacaccattgaacttgatgggatataCGAagctaatttcaacgatcaaaccgtcaaacttgtttgtatatgcttcgagatcgcatacgccaaaaatcacaaaaaacaaacattcagagatcaagtaatgagacaaaacttttcgacggttataaaacaaaacatcacgatttaacggttattttaacttcgattttgatgattttttacaactacacttgttgaccctatacgaatacaatgaatgaattcgatcgtcaatttaaaatatttacacaagtggataccacaaaatcttatgttatacttaatgaaagtataaataaactctaagtgttagtgaatctattgttttgatgggatacgaattctatgaaactaatttcaacgatccaaccatcaatcttgtttgtatatgcttcgagatcgcatacgccaaaaatcacaaaaaacaaacattcagagatcaagtaacgagataaagcttttcgacggttataaaacaaaaaatcacgatttaacggttattttaacttcaattttgataattttttacaagtacacttgttgaccctatacgaatacaatgaatgaattcgatcgtcaatttaaaatatttacacaagtggataccacaaaatcttattttatacttaatgaaagtataaataaattctaagtgttagtgaatctatcgttttgatgggatacaaattctatgaaactaatttcaacgatcaaaccgtcaaacttgtttttatatgcttcgagattgcatacgccaaaaatcacagaaaacaaacattcagagatcaagtaatgagacaaaacttttcgacggttataaaacaaaaaatcacgatttaacggttattttaacttcgattttgatgattttttacaagtacacttgttgaccctacacgaatataatgaatgaattcgatcgtcaatttaaaatatttacacaagtggataccacaaaatcttatgttatactaaacgaaagtataaataaactctaagtgttagtgaatctatcgttttgatgggatacaaattctatgaaactaatttcaacgatccaaccgtcaaacttgtttgtatatgcttcgagatcgcacacgccaaaaatcacaaaaaaaaaacattcagagatcaagtaatgagacaaaacttttcgacggttataaaacaaaaaatcacgatttaacggttatattaactccgattttaatgaatttttacaactacacttgttgaccctatacgaatacaatgaacgaattcgatcgtcaatttaaaatatttacacaagtggataccacaaaatcttatgttatacttaatgaaagtataaataaactctaagtgttagtgaatctatcgttttgatgggatacgaattctatgaaactaatttcaacgatccaaccatcaatcttgtttgtatatgcttcgagatcgcatacgccaaaaatcacaaaaaacaaacattcagagatcaagtaacgagacaaagcttttcgacggttataaaacaaaaaatcacgatttaacggttattttaacttcaattttgataattttttacaagtacacttgttgaccctatacgaatacaatgaatgaatttgatcgtcaatttaaaatatttacataagtggataccacaaaatcttattttatacttaatgaaagtataaataaattctaagtgttagtgaatctatcgttttgatgggatacaaattctatgaaactaatttcaacgatcaaaccgtcaaacttgtttgtatatgcttcgagatcgcatacgccaaaaatcacagaaaacaaacattcagagatcaagtaatgagacaaaacttttcgacggttataaaacaaaaaatcacgatttaacggttatttaacttcgattttgatgattttttacaagtacacttgttgaccctacacgaatacaatgaatgaatccgatcatcaatttaaaatatttacacaagttgataccacaaaatcttatgttatacttaacgaaagtataaataaactccaagtgttagtgaatctatcgttttgatgggatacaaattctatgaaactaatttcaacgatccaaccgtcaaacttgtttgtatatgcttcaagatcgcatacgccaaaaatcacaaaaaaaaaacatccagagatcaagaaatgagacaaaacttttcgacggttataaaacaaaaaatcatgatttaacggttattttaactccgattttattgactttttacaactacaatttttgaccctatacgaatacaatgaatgaattcgatcgtcaatttaaaatatttacacaagtggataccacaaaatcttatgttatacttaatgaaagtataaataaactccaagtgttagtgaatctatcgtttggatgggatacgaattctatgaaactaatttcaacgatccaaccgtcaatctTGTTTggatatgcttcgagatcgcatatgccaaaaatcacaaaaaacaaacattcagagatcaagtaatgagacaaaaactttcgacggttataaaataaaaaatcacgatttaacggttattttaacttcgattttgatgattttttacaagtacacttgttgaccctatacgaatacaatgaatgaattcgatcgtcaatttaaattatttacacaagtggataccacaaaatcttatgttatacttaatgaaagtataaataaactctaagtgttagtgaatctattgttttgatgggatacaaattctatgaaactaatttcaacgatccaaccgtcaaacttgtttgtatatgcttcgagatcgcatacaccaaaaatcacaaaaaacaaacattcagagatcaagtaatgagacaaaaattttcgacggttataaaacaaaaaatcacaatttaacggttattttaactccgattttgatgattttttacaactacacttggtgaccctatacgaatacaatgaatgaattc includes the following:
- the LOC126598948 gene encoding NAC domain-containing protein 90-like translates to MEDLPPGYRFYPTEEELISFYLQNKLDGRSEDLNRVLDRIVPVVYIYEFNPWELPQVSGEVSHEDPEQWFFFIPRQASEARGGRPRRLTTTGYWKATGSPSTVYSSKSNYNRPIGHKRTMGFYIGKAPRGKKTEWMMNEYKAIEGHADHSNHLSMAASSSNTSSSTPAPTLREEFSICRVYKKSKCLIRAFDRRPPGIEMTRNPSLIIQAAPAQGANHLDHGSTTSNRNPQNMGERANLSSLESSSSGNHGSQSSQPEQSGSLLMAVDNEAIWDWDELMDNWL